One window of the Runella slithyformis DSM 19594 genome contains the following:
- a CDS encoding SMP-30/gluconolactonase/LRE family protein, whose amino-acid sequence MKTFKFILPALLAVSFSTAQAQDNAPINLHQLWKSDTLLRTPESVQYDAQGKRLFVANINKVNVEAPDGDGFISVLTIDGKIKTLQWATGLNDPKGMGILKNSLFVADLKELVEIDLKTGKIQNRHAAVNAVMLNDVSVSPKGEVFVSDSRGHKLYRYADGKMELFLDDPNLQGPNGVFAEKDHLIVASAGTGNLWKMDYTTKKYTSWAMANKTADGILRYGDDYLISCWHGEVYYVKPDGKVWKLIDSKTPQVNTADFGYIPQTKTVLIPNFYKNTVTAYAIK is encoded by the coding sequence GTGAAAACTTTCAAATTTATTCTTCCCGCTTTACTGGCAGTGAGCTTCAGCACTGCTCAGGCACAGGACAACGCGCCCATCAATCTCCATCAACTTTGGAAATCTGATACGCTGCTGCGCACCCCCGAATCGGTGCAATATGATGCGCAGGGCAAGCGCCTGTTTGTGGCCAATATCAACAAAGTCAATGTGGAAGCGCCTGACGGCGACGGATTTATCTCCGTTTTAACCATCGATGGCAAGATCAAAACCCTTCAATGGGCCACGGGACTGAATGACCCCAAAGGCATGGGCATCCTGAAAAATTCGCTGTTTGTGGCTGACTTGAAAGAGTTGGTAGAAATTGATTTAAAAACGGGTAAAATCCAAAACCGTCATGCGGCCGTTAACGCTGTGATGCTCAATGATGTGAGCGTAAGTCCTAAGGGCGAAGTATTTGTAAGTGATTCACGCGGACATAAACTGTACCGCTACGCCGACGGAAAAATGGAATTATTTCTGGACGACCCCAATTTGCAGGGGCCAAACGGTGTTTTTGCCGAAAAAGACCACCTTATTGTAGCTTCAGCAGGCACGGGAAATCTCTGGAAAATGGACTATACCACCAAAAAATATACTTCATGGGCCATGGCCAACAAAACCGCCGACGGGATTTTGCGTTACGGTGACGATTACCTGATCTCCTGCTGGCACGGTGAAGTATATTACGTGAAGCCCGACGGTAAAGTTTGGAAACTCATCGACAGCAAAACGCCTCAGGTCAATACGGCTGACTTTGGCTACATTCCGCAGACCAAAACGGTTCTTATCCCGAATTTTTATAAGAATACCGTGACGGCCTATGCGATAAAATAA
- a CDS encoding 3-keto-disaccharide hydrolase, which translates to MNLSKLRVLLLLTLCCGVSVFSASAQKKEKLFNGKDLKGWKIYGTEKWFVENGELVCESGPDKGYGYLATEKTYKNFELTVDFKQGANGNSGVFIRSNIPDGSTKISGWQVEVAPPNHDTGGIYESYGRGWIIQIPDEKEGFLKFGEWNTLKIRAEGARVQTWLNGHEMVDLTDEKLGAGNGSIALQIHDGGGIKVNWKNLVIKPL; encoded by the coding sequence ATGAATTTATCTAAACTACGCGTCTTACTGCTGCTTACCCTTTGCTGTGGTGTATCGGTCTTTTCTGCCTCGGCTCAAAAAAAAGAAAAGCTCTTTAACGGCAAAGATCTGAAAGGATGGAAAATTTACGGAACCGAAAAGTGGTTTGTAGAAAACGGCGAGTTGGTGTGCGAAAGCGGTCCTGATAAAGGCTACGGATATTTAGCCACCGAAAAGACCTACAAAAATTTTGAATTAACTGTTGATTTCAAACAGGGAGCCAACGGTAACAGCGGCGTTTTTATTCGCTCCAATATTCCCGACGGCAGCACCAAGATCAGCGGCTGGCAGGTTGAAGTAGCACCTCCAAATCACGATACCGGCGGAATTTATGAATCCTACGGACGCGGTTGGATCATCCAGATTCCTGACGAGAAAGAAGGCTTTTTGAAATTCGGAGAATGGAATACACTCAAGATTCGCGCCGAAGGTGCCCGCGTACAAACCTGGCTTAACGGCCACGAAATGGTGGACCTGACCGATGAAAAACTGGGCGCCGGCAACGGTTCCATCGCGCTTCAGATACACGATGGCGGCGGCATAAAAGTAAACTGGAAAAACTTGGTAATTAAGCCCTTATAG
- a CDS encoding AAA family ATPase has protein sequence MRITNLKIENFKRFTDLSIEQIPESAKLVLLIGSNGSGKSSVFDAFDWLKKNVYHFSVGPGKKDYYQKKAEIDPSVKVILSDGVTIHKKDFAKEIDNYRFIGRSSNRIVPHITNQYNPEEIVKDTDAPKSYIENDTRFTNDVYSYIQQINNALREPVFSGRSADTYQIFQDFIAPLNTSLLTILGEEGRTTIQIAEFEDAGPQKNAKLIFKKGESKINYDLLSHGEKQIVILLLNFIVRRKYYEDAIIFIDEMDCHLNTSIQYRLLEEIVTKWIPDSAQLWTASHALGFIDYANKSEQAAIIDFDLLDFDLPQVLFPQPKSSLEVYEIAIPKVVLFELMKDRKLVVCENQNDEYYNLLLLPDTIFVGVKDARDVFLHIKRDARYHSVRDRDFLSDEEIKRIREEYPNHHILEYYDFENYLYHPDNIAEIAPEGFSIEKYIEEISAQKKLKLNRKILPALMASRLTYEEFKTNPKFKDKEVETIVADLESDDLERFYKYFDMKEQFDKSILAPFNLKKEDLVRTNWFKQQIQQIINP, from the coding sequence CTGATTTATCTATTGAGCAAATTCCTGAATCTGCTAAGCTGGTTCTTTTAATCGGTTCTAATGGGTCAGGGAAATCTTCTGTTTTTGACGCGTTTGATTGGTTGAAAAAAAATGTATATCATTTTTCTGTAGGTCCAGGAAAGAAAGATTATTACCAAAAAAAAGCAGAAATTGATCCATCAGTTAAAGTTATATTATCAGATGGAGTAACTATACACAAAAAAGACTTCGCAAAAGAAATAGATAATTATAGATTTATTGGACGAAGCAGTAACAGAATCGTACCTCACATTACAAATCAATATAACCCGGAGGAAATTGTTAAAGATACAGATGCACCTAAATCATATATTGAAAATGATACTCGTTTTACAAACGATGTCTATTCGTATATCCAACAAATAAACAATGCATTAAGAGAGCCCGTTTTTAGCGGTCGTTCTGCGGATACTTATCAAATTTTTCAGGATTTTATTGCTCCATTAAATACCTCACTTCTCACTATTTTAGGAGAAGAGGGACGTACTACGATTCAAATTGCGGAGTTTGAAGATGCCGGGCCACAAAAAAATGCGAAACTCATCTTCAAAAAAGGAGAATCAAAAATTAACTACGATTTATTGAGTCATGGGGAGAAGCAAATTGTAATATTGCTGCTCAACTTTATTGTTCGGCGTAAATACTACGAAGATGCAATCATTTTTATTGATGAAATGGATTGTCATCTCAATACGTCTATTCAATATCGTTTGCTGGAAGAAATTGTTACGAAATGGATTCCTGATAGTGCCCAATTGTGGACGGCTTCTCACGCCCTTGGATTTATTGATTATGCAAATAAATCGGAACAGGCGGCCATCATTGACTTTGATTTATTAGACTTTGACTTACCTCAAGTGCTTTTCCCTCAGCCAAAAAGCAGTCTGGAAGTATATGAGATCGCGATTCCAAAGGTTGTATTGTTTGAATTGATGAAGGATCGGAAATTGGTGGTATGTGAAAATCAAAATGATGAATATTACAACCTGCTGCTCCTGCCGGATACTATTTTTGTGGGAGTAAAAGACGCACGTGATGTTTTTTTACACATAAAAAGGGATGCTCGCTATCATTCTGTCCGTGACCGAGACTTTTTGAGTGATGAAGAAATTAAACGAATCAGGGAAGAATATCCCAATCATCATATTTTAGAGTATTACGATTTTGAAAACTATCTCTATCATCCGGACAACATTGCGGAAATTGCACCTGAAGGCTTTTCAATAGAAAAATACATCGAAGAAATATCCGCCCAGAAAAAGCTGAAATTAAATCGAAAAATTTTACCTGCATTGATGGCTTCCCGTCTGACGTATGAGGAATTTAAAACAAACCCTAAATTCAAAGATAAAGAAGTTGAGACGATAGTAGCTGACTTAGAAAGCGATGATTTGGAGCGCTTTTACAAATATTTTGACATGAAAGAGCAATTTGATAAATCAATTTTAGCCCCGTTTAATCTGAAAAAAGAGGATTTAGTGCGTACAAATTGGTTTAAGCAACAGATTCAACAAATAATAAACCCGTAG